Proteins encoded within one genomic window of Ottowia sp. SB7-C50:
- a CDS encoding ABC transporter substrate-binding protein produces MKRFAALSILCALPLAAAAQGQVNIICSVQAEWCNMMSTVYTKTTGTKVNMVAKGSGEALAQLNAERANPKTDIWFGGTGDPHLQAAEQGLTLEYKSTQLAQLHPWAQKQAADSKYRTVGVYLGPLGFGFNTELLAKKKVAAPKSWADLLKPEYKGEIQMANPASSGTAYTVIATLVQMMGEDKAFDYLKALHKNVSTYTRSGTAPIKAAARGETMVSISFVHDVTTEAINGFPVGQATPSEGTGAEIGSMSIVKSGPNTDNARKFYEWALTPGGQQFGIAAKQFQLPSNTKVPKDPRMSDPAKIKLIDYDYAKYGASAERRRLIAKWEKEVQGQGK; encoded by the coding sequence ATGAAACGCTTCGCCGCCCTCTCGATCCTGTGCGCGCTTCCGCTGGCCGCCGCCGCGCAGGGGCAGGTCAACATCATCTGCTCGGTGCAGGCCGAGTGGTGCAACATGATGTCCACCGTCTACACCAAGACCACCGGCACCAAGGTCAACATGGTGGCCAAGGGCTCGGGCGAGGCGCTGGCGCAACTCAATGCCGAGCGCGCCAACCCCAAGACCGACATCTGGTTCGGCGGCACGGGTGACCCGCACCTGCAGGCGGCTGAGCAAGGCCTGACGCTGGAATACAAGTCGACGCAACTCGCACAGCTGCACCCCTGGGCGCAGAAGCAGGCGGCCGATTCCAAGTACCGCACCGTGGGCGTGTACCTGGGCCCGCTGGGTTTCGGCTTCAACACCGAACTGCTGGCCAAGAAAAAGGTGGCGGCGCCCAAGTCGTGGGCCGACCTGCTCAAACCTGAATACAAGGGCGAGATCCAGATGGCCAACCCGGCCTCCAGCGGCACGGCGTACACCGTGATCGCCACGCTGGTGCAGATGATGGGTGAGGACAAGGCGTTCGACTACCTCAAGGCGTTGCACAAGAACGTGAGCACCTACACGCGATCCGGCACCGCGCCCATCAAGGCGGCGGCGCGTGGCGAGACCATGGTGTCGATCAGCTTCGTGCACGATGTGACCACCGAGGCCATCAACGGTTTTCCGGTCGGCCAGGCCACGCCCAGCGAAGGCACGGGGGCGGAAATCGGCTCCATGAGCATCGTCAAGAGCGGCCCCAACACCGACAACGCCAGGAAGTTCTACGAATGGGCCCTGACCCCCGGAGGCCAGCAGTTCGGCATTGCGGCCAAGCAGTTCCAGCTGCCCAGCAACACCAAGGTGCCGAAGGATCCGCGCATGAGCGACCCGGCCAAGATCAAGCTCATCGACTACGACTACGCCAAGTATGGCGCCAGCGCCGAACGCCGGCGCCTGATCGCCAAGTGGGAAAAAGAAGTCCAGGGTCAGGGCAAGTAA
- a CDS encoding ABC transporter ATP-binding protein produces the protein MSGIVFKDIVKRYGDGPGAALAVKGVSFQVPKGTLTTILGPSGCGKTTILRMVAGLELPTSGQVFIDGREVTTLGPAERNVSMMFQSYALFPHMSVLDNVAYGLRMSGQDKAAARARAVEALRGVGLVGYDERLPSELSGGQQQRVALARALVLEPAVLLFDEPLSNLDARLRREMREEIRALQQRLGLTVAYVTHDQSEALAVSDQIIVMDHGVIAQAGTPQELYEHPASEFVAGFMGEALLLPGTAGADGRVQLGPLDLQPRRAVSPGAVKVAVRPEAWRVEPEGQGLPAVLRKSAYLGSVLEYTFDTELGAIFVVSPDLQAALPVGARAGLTLGAHGVSVVESVR, from the coding sequence ATGTCGGGGATCGTGTTCAAGGACATCGTCAAGCGCTATGGGGACGGCCCCGGCGCCGCGCTGGCCGTCAAGGGCGTGAGCTTTCAGGTGCCCAAGGGCACGCTCACGACCATCCTCGGCCCATCCGGCTGCGGCAAGACCACCATCCTGCGCATGGTCGCCGGGCTGGAGCTGCCGACCAGCGGCCAGGTCTTCATCGACGGCCGCGAGGTCACCACGCTGGGCCCGGCCGAGCGCAACGTGAGCATGATGTTCCAGAGCTACGCGCTGTTCCCGCACATGAGCGTGCTGGACAACGTGGCCTATGGGCTGCGCATGTCGGGCCAGGACAAGGCGGCGGCGCGCGCCCGCGCCGTGGAGGCCTTGCGCGGCGTGGGCCTGGTGGGCTACGACGAGCGCTTGCCCAGCGAGCTTTCCGGCGGCCAGCAGCAGCGCGTGGCGCTGGCGCGTGCGCTGGTGCTGGAGCCGGCGGTGTTGCTGTTCGACGAGCCGCTGTCCAACCTGGACGCGCGCCTGCGCCGCGAGATGCGCGAGGAAATCCGCGCCCTGCAGCAACGCCTGGGGCTGACGGTGGCGTATGTCACGCACGACCAGAGCGAGGCGCTGGCGGTGAGCGACCAGATCATCGTGATGGACCACGGCGTCATCGCCCAGGCCGGCACCCCGCAGGAGCTGTACGAGCACCCGGCCAGCGAATTCGTGGCCGGCTTCATGGGTGAGGCGCTGCTGCTGCCCGGAACGGCGGGCGCCGATGGCCGGGTGCAACTCGGTCCGCTCGACCTGCAACCGCGCCGCGCCGTGTCGCCCGGCGCGGTGAAGGTGGCGGTGCGGCCCGAGGCCTGGCGCGTGGAGCCCGAAGGCCAGGGCCTGCCCGCCGTGCTGCGCAAATCGGCCTACCTGGGCAGCGTGCTCGAATACACGTTCGACACCGAACTGGGCGCCATCTTCGTCGTGTCGCCCGATCTGCAGGCCGCGCTGCCCGTGGGCGCGCGCGCGGGGTTGACGCTGGGCGCACACGGCGTCTCGGTGGTCGAATCGGTGCGGTAG
- the tal gene encoding transaldolase, protein MNQLDTLKTFTTVVADTGDFRQLAQFQPQDATTNPSLILKAVQKPDYAPLLKDTVAAHRGKPLDEVVDRLLVRFGAEILSIIPGRVSTEVDARLSFDEDATYTRAERLIELYQAAGVPTERVLIKIASTWEGIRAAERLERRGIHCNLTLLFSFCQAVACGQARVQLISPFVGRIYDWYKKAAGAAWDEAAMAGANDPGVQSVKRIFDYYKRHGIATEVMGASFRNVGQITALAGCDLLTISPELLAQLAASDAPLPRALDAQAAKSLDLPAVQYDEPAFRLALNQDAMATEKLAEGIRAFIADAEKLDALMQSA, encoded by the coding sequence ATGAACCAACTCGACACGCTGAAGACCTTTACCACCGTGGTCGCCGACACGGGCGACTTCCGGCAGCTGGCGCAGTTTCAGCCGCAGGACGCGACGACCAACCCTTCGCTCATCCTGAAGGCGGTGCAAAAGCCCGACTACGCACCGCTGCTGAAAGACACCGTGGCCGCGCACCGCGGCAAGCCACTGGACGAAGTGGTCGACCGCCTGCTGGTGCGCTTTGGCGCCGAGATCCTGTCGATCATCCCCGGCCGCGTGTCCACCGAGGTCGATGCGCGCCTGTCCTTCGACGAAGACGCCACCTACACGCGTGCCGAGCGCCTCATCGAGCTGTACCAGGCGGCGGGCGTGCCCACCGAGCGTGTGCTGATCAAGATCGCCAGCACCTGGGAAGGCATCCGCGCCGCCGAACGGCTGGAACGGCGCGGCATCCACTGCAACCTGACGCTGCTGTTCAGCTTCTGCCAGGCTGTGGCCTGCGGGCAGGCCAGGGTGCAGCTGATTTCGCCCTTTGTCGGCCGCATCTACGACTGGTACAAGAAAGCCGCCGGCGCGGCCTGGGACGAGGCCGCCATGGCCGGCGCCAACGACCCCGGCGTGCAGTCGGTCAAGCGCATCTTCGATTACTACAAGCGCCATGGCATCGCCACCGAGGTGATGGGCGCCAGCTTTCGCAACGTCGGGCAGATCACCGCGCTGGCCGGTTGCGACCTGCTGACCATCAGCCCCGAGCTGCTGGCCCAACTGGCGGCCAGCGACGCGCCGCTGCCCCGCGCGCTCGACGCGCAGGCGGCGAAGTCGCTCGACCTGCCCGCCGTGCAGTACGACGAGCCCGCCTTCCGCCTGGCGCTGAACCAGGACGCCATGGCCACCGAAAAACTGGCCGAGGGCATCCGCGCCTTCATCGCCGACGCCGAGAAACTCGACGCGCTGATGCAGTCGGCCTGA
- the pgi gene encoding glucose-6-phosphate isomerase has product MNWRDRPRCDETPAWASLQRHFAQRFVGADAFDLRQAFADDGAQRVERFGFGAAGVWADLSRNLIDDDAQRLLNQLAQQCGVEALRDAMLAGECINTSEQRAVTHVHWRSGSNQVPALIQKAPEATKTIANLHRQIAVSRSELLDFAGAVRADGAITDVVNIGIGGSDLGPRMVVQALRAGGHASGPRVHFVANMDGHELAGLLSQLRADRTLFVVASKTFGTAETMQNAASARAWFAAQGGTDVARHFVGVSANAAAVAAFGAGRCFAFDEGVGGRFSLWSSIGLSMAIAIGRAGFEALLAGARAMDQHFASTPIERNLPVQLALLDVWNRNFHRFASRCVAPYHHGLRRLPAYLQQLEMESNGKRVDLRGRALPFDTAPVVWGEAGSNGQHAFFQMLHQGTQVVPVEFVAVREPAHALAGHQPKLLANALAQARALMQGDQGDAPARHFPGNRPSTFLLLDRLDPAGLGALLALYEHRVFVAGAIWGINSFDQWGVELGKRHAAPIAQALGSRGEPEGATGDPSTAALMRRLR; this is encoded by the coding sequence ATGAACTGGAGAGATCGGCCGCGTTGCGACGAAACGCCCGCGTGGGCGTCGCTGCAGCGCCATTTCGCGCAGCGCTTTGTGGGCGCGGACGCCTTCGACCTGCGCCAGGCCTTCGCTGACGACGGCGCGCAGCGTGTCGAGCGCTTCGGCTTCGGCGCAGCGGGCGTGTGGGCCGACCTGTCCAGAAACCTGATCGACGACGACGCGCAGCGGCTGCTGAACCAACTGGCACAGCAATGCGGCGTAGAGGCGCTGCGCGACGCCATGCTGGCGGGCGAATGCATCAACACCAGCGAGCAGCGGGCGGTGACGCACGTGCACTGGCGTTCCGGTTCAAATCAGGTGCCAGCGCTGATCCAGAAAGCACCTGAAGCTACAAAAACAATAGCAAACCTGCATCGCCAGATAGCGGTTTCGCGATCCGAGTTGCTCGATTTTGCCGGAGCGGTGCGTGCCGACGGCGCCATCACCGACGTCGTCAACATCGGCATCGGCGGCTCCGACCTGGGGCCGCGCATGGTGGTGCAGGCGCTGCGCGCCGGTGGCCACGCCAGCGGCCCGCGCGTGCACTTCGTCGCCAACATGGATGGGCACGAACTGGCTGGCCTGCTGTCGCAATTGCGGGCCGACCGCACGCTTTTCGTCGTCGCGTCCAAGACCTTCGGCACCGCCGAAACCATGCAGAACGCCGCGTCGGCGCGTGCTTGGTTTGCGGCGCAGGGCGGCACCGACGTGGCGCGTCATTTCGTTGGTGTCAGCGCCAATGCGGCTGCCGTGGCGGCCTTCGGCGCGGGGCGGTGCTTTGCGTTTGACGAAGGGGTGGGCGGGCGCTTTTCGCTCTGGTCCAGCATCGGCCTGTCGATGGCCATTGCCATCGGTCGGGCGGGCTTCGAGGCGCTGCTGGCCGGTGCCCGCGCGATGGACCAGCACTTCGCCAGCACGCCGATCGAGCGCAACCTGCCCGTGCAACTGGCCCTGCTCGACGTGTGGAACCGCAACTTCCACCGCTTTGCCAGCCGCTGCGTGGCGCCCTACCACCACGGCCTGCGCCGCCTGCCCGCGTACCTTCAGCAGCTGGAGATGGAAAGCAACGGCAAGCGCGTCGACCTGCGCGGCCGTGCGCTGCCCTTCGACACCGCGCCCGTCGTCTGGGGCGAGGCGGGCAGCAACGGCCAGCACGCGTTCTTTCAGATGCTGCACCAGGGCACGCAGGTCGTGCCGGTCGAGTTCGTCGCCGTCCGCGAGCCCGCCCACGCCCTGGCCGGCCATCAACCCAAGCTGCTGGCCAACGCGCTGGCGCAGGCCCGCGCGCTGATGCAGGGCGACCAAGGCGACGCGCCCGCGCGGCACTTTCCCGGCAACCGCCCATCCACCTTCTTGCTGCTCGACCGGCTGGACCCCGCCGGCCTGGGTGCGCTGCTGGCCCTGTACGAACACCGCGTATTCGTCGCCGGCGCCATCTGGGGCATCAACAGCTTCGACCAGTGGGGGGTTGAACTGGGCAAGCGGCACGCAGCGCCCATTGCGCAGGCGCTGGGGTCGCGCGGTGAACCTGAAGGGGCGACCGGCGACCCGTCCACTGCGGCCTTGATGCGGCGCCTGCGCTAG
- the groL gene encoding chaperonin GroEL (60 kDa chaperone family; promotes refolding of misfolded polypeptides especially under stressful conditions; forms two stacked rings of heptamers to form a barrel-shaped 14mer; ends can be capped by GroES; misfolded proteins enter the barrel where they are refolded when GroES binds), giving the protein MAAKDVVFGSDARHRMVEGVNILANAVKTTLGPKGRNVVLERSFGAPTVTKDGVSVAKEIELKDKLQNMGAQMVKEVASKTSDAAGDGTTTATVLAQSIVREGMKYVAAGMNPMDLKRGIDKAVLALVEQLKKASKATTTSKEIAQVGSISANSDESIGKIIADAMDKVGKEGVITVEDGKSLDNELDVVEGMQFDRGYLSPYFINNPEKQAAILDNPYVLLFDKKISNIRELLPTLEAVAKAGRPLLIIAEEVEGEALATLVVNTIRGILKVVAVKAPGFGDRRKAMLEDIAILTGGKVIAEEVGLSLEKVTLADLGQAKTIEVGKENTTIIDGAGKADDIEARVKQIRVQIEEATSDYDREKLQERVAKLAGGVAVIKVGAATEVEMKEKKARVEDALHATRAAVEEGIVAGGGVALLRAKQAAGEIKGDNPDQDAGIKLVLKAIEFPLREIVINAGEEASVVVNRVLEGKGNFGYNAANATYGDMIEMGILDPTKVTRTALQNAASVASLMLTTEVMVAEAPKDDAPAGGMPGGMGGMGGMDGMM; this is encoded by the coding sequence ATGGCAGCAAAAGACGTCGTTTTCGGTTCTGACGCCCGTCACCGCATGGTCGAGGGCGTGAACATTCTGGCCAACGCGGTCAAGACCACCCTGGGTCCCAAGGGCCGCAACGTGGTGCTGGAGCGCTCGTTCGGCGCCCCCACCGTCACCAAGGACGGTGTCTCGGTCGCCAAGGAGATCGAGCTGAAGGACAAGCTGCAGAACATGGGCGCGCAGATGGTCAAGGAAGTGGCCAGCAAGACCAGCGACGCCGCCGGCGACGGCACCACCACCGCCACCGTGCTGGCCCAGTCCATCGTGCGCGAAGGCATGAAGTACGTGGCCGCGGGCATGAACCCGATGGACCTGAAGCGCGGCATCGACAAGGCCGTGCTGGCGCTGGTCGAGCAGCTGAAGAAGGCCTCCAAGGCCACCACCACCAGCAAGGAAATCGCCCAGGTCGGCTCGATCTCTGCCAACTCCGACGAATCGATCGGCAAGATCATCGCTGATGCGATGGACAAGGTCGGTAAAGAAGGCGTGATCACCGTCGAAGACGGCAAATCGCTCGACAACGAGCTGGACGTGGTCGAAGGCATGCAGTTCGACCGCGGCTACCTGTCGCCCTACTTCATCAACAACCCCGAGAAGCAGGCCGCCATCCTGGACAACCCCTACGTGCTGCTGTTCGACAAGAAGATCAGCAACATCCGCGAGCTGCTGCCCACGCTGGAAGCCGTGGCCAAGGCCGGCCGTCCGCTGCTGATCATCGCCGAAGAAGTCGAAGGCGAAGCGCTGGCGACGCTGGTGGTCAACACCATCCGCGGCATCCTGAAAGTGGTGGCCGTCAAGGCGCCTGGCTTCGGCGACCGCCGCAAGGCCATGCTGGAAGACATCGCCATCCTGACCGGCGGCAAGGTGATTGCTGAAGAAGTCGGCCTGAGCCTGGAGAAGGTGACGCTGGCCGACCTGGGCCAGGCCAAGACGATCGAAGTGGGCAAGGAAAACACCACCATCATCGACGGCGCCGGCAAGGCCGACGACATCGAGGCGCGCGTCAAGCAGATCCGTGTGCAGATCGAGGAAGCCACCAGCGACTACGACCGCGAGAAGCTGCAGGAGCGCGTGGCCAAGCTGGCCGGCGGCGTGGCCGTCATCAAGGTCGGTGCTGCCACCGAAGTCGAGATGAAGGAAAAGAAAGCCCGCGTCGAAGACGCCCTGCACGCCACGCGCGCTGCGGTGGAAGAAGGCATTGTGGCCGGTGGTGGCGTCGCGCTGCTGCGCGCCAAGCAGGCCGCTGGCGAGATCAAGGGCGACAACCCCGATCAGGACGCCGGCATCAAGCTGGTGCTGAAGGCCATCGAGTTCCCGCTGCGCGAGATCGTCATCAACGCCGGTGAAGAAGCCAGCGTGGTGGTCAACCGCGTGCTGGAAGGCAAGGGCAACTTCGGCTACAACGCCGCCAACGCCACCTACGGCGACATGATCGAGATGGGCATTCTGGACCCGACGAAGGTCACGCGCACCGCGCTGCAGAACGCCGCCTCCGTCGCCAGCCTGATGCTGACGACCGAAGTGATGGTCGCTGAGGCCCCGAAGGACGACGCCCCGGCCGGCGGCATGCCGGGTGGCATGGGCGGCATGGGTGGCATGGACGGGATGATGTAA
- the groES gene encoding co-chaperone GroES produces MKLRPLADRVIVKRLENETKTASGIVIPDNAAEKPDQGEVLAVGPGKKNDKGDLSAMNVKVGDRVLFGKYSGQTVKVDGDELLVMKEDDLFAVVEK; encoded by the coding sequence ATGAAACTGCGCCCCTTGGCCGATCGCGTGATCGTCAAACGCCTTGAAAACGAAACCAAGACCGCCTCCGGCATCGTGATCCCCGACAACGCCGCCGAAAAGCCCGACCAGGGCGAAGTGCTGGCGGTGGGTCCGGGCAAGAAGAACGACAAGGGCGATCTGTCGGCCATGAACGTGAAAGTGGGCGACCGCGTGCTGTTCGGCAAGTATTCGGGCCAGACCGTGAAGGTGGACGGCGACGAGCTGCTGGTGATGAAGGAAGACGACCTGTTCGCCGTGGTCGAGAAGTAA
- a CDS encoding translocation/assembly module TamB domain-containing protein: MVDTPESIAGRADPASAGTGFESESTPAPRRRGRWWRVPLWSLAFLLAVLLLALGGLWVWTGTDGSLATALRWAGAQQPLVTDEVTGTVRGGGKVRRLVWEKEGLSVEVHDAELLWTPAALLARTLQIDQLAASRIVIDDQRAPGEPSAGPPESFALPLNIRVKALRAGELRWAGPPPYTLSDVAGHFDYDGVRHLLELDSARIEGGSYRLRAAATAHAPIRVDVALAGALTAPVPGAAAPVPLTLQATLRGPLTDMAAQADLQAAAAAPGASAPAIPALPPLAGFAAAPATAASAPPAASPVAAASAPATADTPEAHATARITPWAAQPLPEAHARLRAVDVGAIWAEAPRTHLSGRLDITPLPGTGTAGWAVDADLANRAAGPWDQRQLPVDQLRADVTWQDNVATVRALKAQVGGGTVESTGRWANAPAAQTGSGTWQIDTRITGVNPARLHTQMAAFPLDGTATVSGEGAAIDFDVALQGREQRAAAPARRGESAAEALARDLRALRLRDAAATGRWLDGLLTLNTLRVRTDDAQLAGNARLRPAADALGGSADLTLTAPGASASVKGELQPTTGAGTLRAHIADAARALAWAQKLPGADALASARARGSATLDGSWRGGWRDPTIQARLAAPSLDWLAPGSAAGTPPVQLRGFEATANGRLAQAQLAASGRVTQGERQLDLRLAANGGRTTPNAPLAASAWKFNLGQLQAGVRDPALGAGTWQLASRGSVPLQWSPAQGGQFEAGAGELTITSPAPTSQALVAWGPVRWRGGELTTTGRLTGLPLQWVERVAGSQMQDAGLTGNIVFNGDWDATLGQQLRVSANLVRASGDVTVLTTDAETGVQSRVAAGLRDARLTLRSEGNALNLKLVWDSERAGNIDGQLRTELAATRDAGGSTRWSWPEAAPLQGQVQARLPQISAWSVLAPPGWRLRGALAADARIAGTRATPLVNGTVAADDVALRSVVDGIEFADGRLRGRLDGTRLLIDEFVLRGAGEQGAGGLLRATGEAGLVDGRPQARLAATLDKLRASVRDDRQVTVSGNVQAALDGRAISANGRLRVDRALIVLPDENRPTLGDDVIVRGPDGKVMYGKEGPGAVARPTSAAGQQAAQQQARTDAARARTEASVKSGDTEPLTAKVDVQVDLGDNFRVTGMGIDTRLAGVLTLAGNGPLTTPPSLRGRVQTVGGTFRAYGQQLIIQRGTITFGGEIGNPTLDIIALRPNYTSDQRAGVQVMGTALLPRVRLYSEPALPDNQTLAWLLLGRPAPDTGSEAAMLQTAALALLGGREGRGLASRFGLDELSFTGGAGAGGVADASVTLGKRLSDRLYAAYEHSLAGTGGTLMIFYELSRRWTLRGQAGANQAIDLIYRLSFD; encoded by the coding sequence ATGGTGGATACTCCTGAATCCATAGCTGGTCGCGCTGATCCCGCAAGCGCTGGGACCGGTTTTGAATCCGAATCCACGCCAGCGCCGCGCCGCCGTGGCCGCTGGTGGCGCGTGCCGCTGTGGTCGCTGGCATTTCTGCTGGCCGTGCTGCTGCTGGCGCTGGGCGGCCTGTGGGTGTGGACAGGCACCGACGGCTCGCTGGCCACCGCGCTGCGCTGGGCCGGCGCGCAGCAGCCGCTGGTGACCGACGAAGTCACCGGCACCGTGCGCGGCGGCGGCAAGGTGCGCCGCCTGGTGTGGGAAAAAGAAGGCCTGAGCGTGGAAGTGCACGACGCCGAGCTGCTGTGGACGCCCGCCGCCCTGCTGGCCCGCACGCTGCAGATCGACCAGCTGGCGGCCAGCCGCATCGTCATCGACGACCAGCGCGCGCCGGGCGAGCCGTCGGCCGGGCCGCCCGAATCGTTCGCGCTGCCGCTCAACATCCGCGTCAAGGCGCTGCGCGCGGGCGAGCTGCGCTGGGCCGGCCCGCCGCCCTACACGCTGAGCGACGTGGCGGGCCACTTCGACTACGACGGCGTGCGCCACCTGCTGGAACTGGACAGCGCCCGCATTGAAGGCGGCAGCTACCGCCTGCGGGCCGCCGCCACCGCGCACGCGCCGATCCGCGTCGACGTGGCGCTGGCCGGCGCGCTGACGGCCCCGGTGCCCGGCGCCGCAGCGCCCGTGCCGCTGACGCTGCAAGCCACGCTGCGCGGCCCGCTGACCGACATGGCCGCGCAGGCCGACCTGCAGGCGGCGGCCGCCGCGCCGGGCGCATCGGCGCCTGCCATCCCGGCGCTGCCGCCGTTGGCCGGTTTTGCAGCGGCACCCGCCACGGCGGCATCCGCGCCGCCCGCTGCTTCCCCAGTGGCCGCCGCCAGCGCGCCGGCCACCGCCGACACGCCCGAAGCCCACGCCACCGCCCGCATCACGCCCTGGGCCGCGCAGCCGCTGCCCGAGGCGCACGCCCGCCTGCGCGCGGTCGATGTGGGCGCCATCTGGGCCGAGGCACCGCGCACCCACCTCAGCGGCCGGCTCGACATCACACCGCTGCCCGGCACCGGCACGGCCGGCTGGGCGGTCGATGCCGACCTGGCCAACCGCGCCGCCGGCCCCTGGGATCAGCGCCAGTTGCCGGTCGACCAGCTGCGCGCCGACGTCACCTGGCAGGACAACGTCGCCACCGTGCGCGCGCTGAAGGCGCAGGTGGGCGGCGGCACGGTCGAATCCACCGGCCGCTGGGCCAATGCGCCCGCCGCGCAAACCGGCAGCGGCACCTGGCAGATCGACACCCGCATCACTGGCGTCAACCCCGCGCGGCTGCACACGCAGATGGCAGCCTTCCCGCTCGACGGCACGGCCACGGTCAGCGGCGAAGGCGCGGCCATCGATTTCGACGTCGCCCTGCAGGGCCGCGAGCAGCGCGCCGCCGCCCCCGCGCGCCGGGGCGAATCGGCCGCCGAGGCTCTGGCGCGCGATTTGCGCGCGCTGCGCCTGCGCGACGCCGCTGCCACCGGCCGCTGGCTCGACGGCCTGCTGACCCTGAACACGCTGCGCGTGCGCACCGACGATGCCCAACTGGCCGGCAACGCCCGCCTGCGCCCCGCCGCCGACGCGCTGGGCGGCAGCGCCGACCTGACGCTGACCGCGCCCGGCGCCAGCGCCAGCGTGAAGGGCGAGCTGCAACCCACCACTGGCGCCGGCACGCTGCGCGCCCACATCGCCGACGCCGCGCGCGCCCTGGCCTGGGCGCAGAAGCTGCCCGGCGCCGACGCGCTGGCCAGCGCCCGCGCGCGCGGCAGCGCCACGCTGGACGGCAGCTGGCGCGGCGGCTGGCGCGACCCCACCATCCAGGCCAGGCTGGCCGCCCCTTCGCTCGACTGGCTGGCGCCGGGCAGCGCCGCCGGCACGCCGCCGGTGCAGCTGCGCGGGTTTGAAGCCACGGCCAACGGCCGCCTGGCGCAGGCGCAACTGGCCGCCAGCGGCCGCGTGACGCAGGGCGAACGCCAGCTTGACCTGCGCCTGGCCGCCAACGGCGGCCGCACCACGCCCAACGCGCCGCTGGCCGCGTCGGCCTGGAAGTTCAACCTGGGCCAGTTGCAGGCCGGCGTGCGCGACCCGGCGCTGGGCGCAGGCACCTGGCAGCTGGCCAGCCGCGGTAGCGTGCCGCTGCAGTGGTCACCCGCGCAAGGCGGCCAGTTCGAGGCGGGCGCGGGCGAGCTGACCATCACCTCGCCCGCCCCCACGTCACAGGCGCTGGTGGCCTGGGGTCCGGTGCGCTGGCGCGGCGGCGAGCTGACCACCACCGGCCGCCTGACCGGCCTGCCGCTGCAATGGGTGGAGCGCGTGGCCGGCTCGCAGATGCAGGACGCGGGCCTCACGGGCAACATCGTCTTCAACGGCGACTGGGACGCCACGCTGGGCCAGCAATTGCGCGTGTCGGCCAACCTGGTGCGCGCCAGCGGCGACGTCACCGTGCTGACCACCGATGCCGAAACCGGCGTGCAGTCGCGCGTGGCCGCCGGCCTGCGCGACGCGCGCCTGACGTTGCGCAGCGAAGGCAACGCATTGAACCTGAAACTGGTGTGGGACAGCGAGCGCGCCGGCAACATCGACGGCCAGTTGCGCACCGAGCTGGCCGCCACGCGCGATGCGGGCGGCAGCACCCGCTGGTCGTGGCCCGAGGCCGCGCCACTGCAAGGCCAGGTGCAGGCGCGGCTGCCGCAAATCTCGGCCTGGTCGGTGCTGGCGCCGCCGGGCTGGCGCCTGCGCGGCGCGCTGGCGGCGGATGCCCGCATTGCCGGCACACGCGCCACGCCGCTGGTCAATGGCACCGTGGCGGCCGACGACGTGGCGCTGCGCTCCGTCGTCGATGGCATCGAGTTCGCCGATGGCCGGCTGCGCGGCCGGCTGGACGGCACGCGCCTGCTGATCGACGAATTCGTGCTGCGCGGCGCCGGCGAACAAGGCGCCGGCGGACTGCTGCGCGCCACCGGCGAGGCCGGCCTGGTGGACGGCCGCCCGCAGGCGCGACTGGCCGCCACGCTGGACAAGCTGCGCGCCAGCGTGCGCGACGACCGGCAGGTCACCGTGTCGGGCAACGTGCAGGCCGCGCTGGACGGCCGCGCCATCAGCGCCAACGGCCGCCTGCGCGTCGACCGCGCGCTGATCGTGCTGCCCGACGAAAACCGCCCCACGCTGGGCGACGACGTGATCGTGCGCGGCCCCGACGGCAAGGTCATGTACGGCAAGGAAGGCCCCGGCGCCGTGGCCCGCCCCACCAGCGCCGCCGGCCAGCAGGCCGCGCAGCAGCAGGCGCGCACCGACGCCGCCCGCGCGCGCACCGAAGCCAGCGTGAAAAGCGGCGACACCGAACCGCTCACCGCCAAGGTAGACGTGCAGGTTGACCTGGGCGACAACTTCCGCGTCACGGGCATGGGCATCGACACGCGGCTGGCCGGCGTGCTGACGCTCGCCGGCAACGGCCCGTTGACCACGCCACCCAGCCTGCGCGGCCGCGTGCAAACGGTGGGCGGTACCTTCCGCGCCTACGGGCAGCAGCTCATCATCCAGCGCGGCACCATCACCTTCGGTGGCGAGATCGGCAACCCCACGCTCGACATCATCGCCCTGCGCCCCAACTACACCAGCGACCAGCGCGCCGGCGTGCAGGTCATGGGCACCGCGCTGCTGCCGCGCGTGCGCCTGTATTCCGAACCCGCGCTGCCCGACAACCAGACCCTGGCCTGGCTGCTGCTGGGCCGCCCCGCGCCCGACACGGGATCGGAAGCCGCCATGCTGCAAACCGCTGCGCTGGCCCTGCTGGGCGGGCGCGAGGGGCGCGGCCTGGCGTCGCGCTTTGGCCTGGACGAATTGAGCTTCACCGGCGGCGCCGGCGCGGGCGGCGTGGCCGACGCCAGCGTCACCCTGGGCAAGCGCCTGTCCGACCGGCTGTACGCCGCCTACGAGCACAGCCTGGCCGGCACCGGCGGCACGCTGATGATCTTCTACGAACTGTCGCGCCGCTGGACCCTGCGCGGCCAGGCCGGCGCCAACCAGGCCATCGACCTGATCTACCGCCTGTCGTTCGACTGA